Proteins co-encoded in one Alphaproteobacteria bacterium PA2 genomic window:
- a CDS encoding long-chain-acyl-CoA synthetase: MRLQDRLKRDWRFWRGLSRTLKRVKSISPDSENLLCDDLQEAVETWRDRRALTFDGKTLTYAEMDALANRYANWARSQNLKRGQTVALFMPNRMEYFPIWYGLTKMGVITALINNQLVGQALAHCLNLSGASHVILDAETAPAFESAESLLEKPMMQWVHGLVHGAQRDMVQTLRSCSQIPPDRSVRSGMTARDPALYIYTSGTTGLPKAAKISHMRAQLYMRGFAGATGATANDRIYVALPLYHATGGLCGLGAALLNGGSVVLKSRFSATRFWPDVVEEGATMFVYIGELCRYLVNHPPGEDERRHKLRLAFGNGLSADVWAEMRPRFKVPDVLEFYGSTEGNVSMFNFDGKVGAIGRAPKWLGKRINFKLVQFDLETEAPVRSAAGLCVAAGVGQIGECLGKIAASDPRSEFTGYVDKAASDKKILRDVFEKGDAWFRTGDLMKMDADGYYYFVDRIGDTFRWKGENVSTGEVASHLQSAPGVLEANVYGVAVPGAEGRAGMAGLVVSEDFDLKTFGDYVAQALPSYAQPVFIRILPVIATTGTFKYRKVDLVKDGFDPGTIKDKIFYRTAAKGYVRLTRPTYGKILEQGIKL, from the coding sequence ATGCGGCTTCAGGATCGGCTCAAGCGGGATTGGCGTTTCTGGCGCGGTCTCAGCCGGACGCTGAAGCGTGTAAAGTCCATCTCGCCGGACAGCGAGAACCTGCTGTGCGATGACCTGCAGGAGGCCGTGGAAACCTGGCGGGATCGCCGCGCCCTGACCTTTGACGGCAAGACCCTCACCTATGCCGAGATGGACGCCCTGGCCAATCGCTATGCCAACTGGGCGCGCAGCCAGAACCTGAAGCGCGGCCAGACGGTCGCCCTCTTCATGCCCAACCGCATGGAGTATTTCCCGATCTGGTATGGCCTGACCAAGATGGGCGTCATCACCGCCCTCATCAACAATCAGCTGGTCGGCCAGGCCCTGGCGCACTGTCTCAACCTGTCGGGCGCATCTCATGTCATTCTGGACGCCGAGACCGCCCCCGCCTTCGAATCCGCTGAGAGCCTGCTTGAAAAACCCATGATGCAGTGGGTCCATGGTCTAGTGCATGGCGCCCAGCGCGACATGGTCCAGACCCTGCGCAGTTGCAGTCAGATCCCTCCGGACCGGTCGGTGCGCAGCGGCATGACGGCCAGGGACCCTGCGCTCTACATCTACACCTCGGGTACGACCGGTCTGCCCAAGGCGGCCAAGATCAGCCACATGCGGGCCCAGCTCTACATGCGCGGCTTCGCCGGTGCGACCGGTGCGACGGCCAATGACCGGATCTATGTGGCCCTGCCGCTCTACCATGCGACCGGCGGCCTCTGCGGCCTGGGCGCCGCCTTGCTCAATGGCGGATCCGTCGTCCTGAAGTCGCGGTTCTCCGCCACCCGCTTCTGGCCCGATGTGGTCGAGGAGGGCGCGACCATGTTCGTCTATATCGGCGAGCTGTGCCGCTATCTGGTCAACCACCCTCCTGGTGAGGATGAGCGCCGGCACAAGCTGCGCCTGGCCTTCGGAAACGGCCTCAGCGCCGATGTCTGGGCCGAGATGCGCCCCCGGTTCAAGGTGCCCGACGTGCTGGAGTTCTATGGCTCCACCGAGGGCAATGTTTCCATGTTCAACTTCGACGGCAAGGTCGGCGCCATTGGTCGCGCGCCCAAGTGGCTGGGCAAGCGCATCAATTTCAAGCTGGTTCAGTTTGACCTGGAAACCGAGGCGCCGGTCCGCAGCGCCGCCGGGCTTTGCGTGGCGGCCGGGGTCGGTCAGATCGGCGAGTGCCTGGGCAAGATCGCGGCGTCGGATCCACGCAGCGAGTTCACGGGCTATGTGGACAAGGCGGCTTCGGACAAGAAGATCCTGCGCGATGTCTTCGAAAAGGGCGACGCCTGGTTCCGTACCGGCGACCTGATGAAGATGGACGCCGACGGCTACTACTATTTCGTCGACCGGATCGGCGACACCTTCCGCTGGAAGGGCGAGAACGTCTCGACCGGCGAGGTCGCTTCCCACCTGCAATCGGCGCCCGGCGTTCTGGAAGCCAATGTCTACGGTGTCGCCGTCCCTGGGGCGGAGGGCCGGGCCGGCATGGCGGGTCTGGTGGTCTCGGAAGACTTCGACCTCAAGACCTTTGGAGACTATGTGGCCCAGGCGCTGCCCAGCTATGCCCAGCCTGTCTTCATCCGCATTCTGCCGGTCATAGCCACAACGGGCACCTTCAAGTACCGCAAGGTCGATCTTGTGAAGGACGGGTTTGATCCCGGGACGATCAAGGACAAGATATTCTACAGGACAGCGGCCAAGGGATATGTCCGCCTGACCCGCCCGACCTACGGCAAGATTCTGGAACAGGGCATCAAACTCTAG
- a CDS encoding peptidase M20: MSRHLLVAGLSALALIAAGSAQARSVPADKAAIDAQLNKFYPRLDALYKDIHAHPELGFQETETAKKLAAEMRALGFTVTENIAGTGIVAIYKNGAGPTVMVRTEMDALPMEEKSGLPYASHVTATWNGKQTPVAHSCGHDIHMASWVGTAQALIAMKSKWHGTLMFVGQPAEETTGGARGMIADGIFTKFPKPDVGFALHVGPAGYGEVTYRPGVNSSNSDSMEILFKGKGGHGSTPSITIDPVIEAARFTMDVQTVVSREKDPAAFGVITVGAIQSGNAGNIIPDTALLRGTIRSYDSGVRAKLLDGIRRTAAAVAAMAGAPAPDIDLVVGGRAVFNDETVTARTAEVFKAAFGAKATVQPSPGPQSEDYSEFVIAGVPSLFFGIGGYDPAKIAEAAAKGQTLPANHSPYFAPVPEPTIRNGVQAMTLAVLNYLAP, from the coding sequence ATGTCGCGCCACCTTCTCGTCGCCGGACTTTCAGCCCTAGCCCTCATCGCCGCAGGGTCGGCCCAGGCGCGCAGTGTCCCGGCCGACAAGGCGGCGATCGACGCCCAGCTGAACAAGTTCTACCCGCGCCTGGATGCGCTTTATAAGGACATCCACGCCCACCCGGAGCTGGGCTTCCAGGAAACCGAAACAGCGAAGAAGCTGGCCGCTGAAATGCGCGCCCTGGGCTTCACTGTAACCGAGAACATCGCCGGCACCGGCATTGTCGCCATCTACAAGAACGGCGCCGGCCCGACCGTCATGGTGCGGACCGAGATGGACGCCCTTCCCATGGAGGAGAAGTCCGGTCTGCCCTACGCCAGCCATGTGACCGCCACCTGGAACGGCAAGCAGACCCCTGTCGCTCATTCCTGCGGCCACGACATCCATATGGCGTCCTGGGTCGGGACCGCCCAGGCCCTGATCGCCATGAAGTCCAAGTGGCATGGCACCCTGATGTTTGTCGGCCAGCCGGCGGAAGAAACCACTGGCGGCGCCCGGGGCATGATCGCCGATGGCATTTTCACGAAGTTCCCGAAGCCTGACGTGGGTTTCGCCCTGCATGTTGGCCCGGCGGGCTATGGTGAGGTCACCTATCGGCCAGGCGTGAACAGCTCCAATTCCGACAGCATGGAAATCCTGTTCAAGGGCAAGGGCGGGCACGGTTCGACCCCCAGCATCACTATTGACCCGGTGATCGAGGCGGCCCGCTTCACCATGGATGTCCAGACCGTGGTCAGCCGCGAAAAGGACCCGGCCGCCTTTGGGGTCATCACCGTCGGCGCCATCCAGTCGGGCAATGCCGGTAACATCATCCCGGACACCGCCCTGCTGCGTGGAACCATCCGCAGCTATGACAGCGGAGTTCGCGCCAAGCTTCTCGACGGTATCCGCCGCACCGCCGCTGCTGTTGCGGCCATGGCGGGCGCCCCTGCACCGGACATTGACCTGGTGGTCGGCGGCCGCGCTGTCTTCAATGACGAGACGGTCACGGCCAGGACCGCTGAAGTGTTCAAGGCCGCCTTCGGCGCCAAGGCCACAGTTCAGCCTTCGCCCGGCCCGCAGAGCGAGGACTATTCCGAGTTCGTCATCGCCGGCGTGCCGTCCCTGTTCTTCGGCATTGGCGGCTATGATCCGGCCAAGATCGCCGAAGCTGCGGCAAAGGGTCAGACCCTGCCGGCCAATCACTCGCCCTATTTCGCCCCGGTTCCGGAGCCGACCATCCGTAACGGGGTCCAGGCCATGACCCTGGCGGTCCTCAATTACCTCGCCCCCTGA
- a CDS encoding polyketide cyclase — translation MSLKISALIGALSLAMAGAAQAAPEYAVIKMTQTVDRPAAAVWAKVGGYCDLGVWMKIDCKITSGDGGIGSVRAIAGGRVTEVMVGKTDLSYGYVQPAVEGRFYNLYHGFLEAKAVTARTSVLNYTLVYDVSNLPDQAAKDADIARRRTMFMGALTAMKTLAEAK, via the coding sequence ATGTCCCTCAAGATTTCCGCCCTGATCGGCGCCCTTTCCCTGGCCATGGCCGGCGCCGCACAGGCCGCGCCGGAATACGCCGTCATCAAGATGACCCAGACCGTGGATCGTCCCGCCGCCGCCGTCTGGGCCAAGGTGGGCGGCTATTGTGATCTTGGCGTCTGGATGAAGATCGACTGCAAGATCACCTCGGGAGACGGGGGGATCGGCTCGGTCCGCGCCATTGCCGGCGGCCGGGTCACAGAGGTGATGGTCGGAAAGACTGACCTCTCTTACGGCTATGTGCAGCCGGCGGTGGAGGGCAGGTTCTACAACCTCTACCATGGCTTCCTGGAGGCCAAGGCGGTCACGGCCAGGACCTCGGTCCTGAACTACACACTGGTCTATGACGTCTCGAACCTGCCCGACCAGGCGGCCAAGGACGCCGACATCGCCCGCCGCCGGACCATGTTCATGGGCGCCCTGACTGCCATGAAGACCCTGGCGGAAGCCAAGTAG